In the genome of Candidatus Ruthia magnifica str. Cm (Calyptogena magnifica), one region contains:
- the lptF gene encoding LPS export ABC transporter permease LptF, translated as MKLPPIVIRTFKLQNSILARYLMRNVSVLLSVVFIVISLVVFGNQLVLIIKETSKEGIPIADLLPLVGLNMIRDVVLILSLSLLLAIILSVSKLYKASEAIVMNSLGLGDKHFMVFIQPLVIVIVIFIFILTTVVVPWSKQQRGLIMERSENTPEFSFIKKNEFQEFKNNDIVFYASKVSDADNAKEQNMEEIFIYTLVNNEPVITLAKQAQKYTNFNTNSVYLRLKNGTRYHGFPSNKNKKILNFKLYDLQIIDGKMQKSISTVTKVESKSTFELLFSNKLTEIAEFQWRISQPLSILILSVLGVLLGKTSPRSGKNLGVLVGVVMFIVYNNVLLIAKSTLERGESSPIVGLWWVHLVMLLLIFIFYKWN; from the coding sequence ATGAAACTCCCTCCTATAGTAATTAGAACTTTTAAATTACAAAATAGCATTCTAGCTAGGTACTTAATGCGTAATGTATCGGTGCTTTTGAGTGTGGTATTTATTGTGATTAGTTTGGTTGTTTTTGGTAACCAATTAGTGCTGATAATTAAAGAAACTTCAAAGGAAGGTATACCTATTGCAGACTTGTTGCCATTGGTTGGTTTGAATATGATTAGAGATGTTGTTCTAATTTTGTCTTTATCTTTGTTATTGGCTATTATTTTGAGTGTTAGTAAGCTTTACAAGGCTTCAGAAGCCATTGTGATGAACTCATTAGGCCTAGGTGACAAGCATTTTATGGTGTTCATTCAGCCGCTTGTTATTGTTATTGTTATTTTTATTTTTATTTTAACAACAGTTGTAGTGCCTTGGTCTAAGCAACAAAGAGGCTTGATTATGGAACGTAGTGAAAATACACCTGAATTTTCTTTTATTAAAAAAAACGAGTTTCAAGAGTTTAAAAATAATGATATTGTTTTTTACGCATCAAAGGTCAGTGATGCTGATAATGCTAAAGAACAAAATATGGAAGAGATTTTTATTTATACATTGGTCAATAATGAGCCAGTTATAACTTTAGCAAAGCAAGCTCAAAAATACACCAACTTTAACACCAACAGTGTGTATTTACGTCTTAAAAATGGTACACGTTATCATGGCTTTCCTTCGAATAAAAATAAAAAAATCTTAAATTTTAAACTATATGATTTGCAAATTATTGATGGTAAGATGCAAAAATCTATTAGTACAGTTACGAAAGTAGAATCAAAGTCGACGTTTGAATTGTTATTTTCTAACAAACTTACAGAAATAGCAGAGTTTCAATGGAGAATATCTCAGCCTTTGAGTATTTTAATATTATCAGTACTTGGTGTATTACTTGGAAAAACTTCCCCACGGAGTGGTAAAAATTTAGGCGTACTGGTTGGTGTTGTTATGTTTATTGTATATAATAACGTTTTATTAATTGCTAAATCAACCTTAGAGCGAGGAGAATCTTCGCCAATTGTTGGGCTATGGTGGGTGCATTTAGTGATGTTGTTGCTGATTTTTATTTTTTATAAATGGAATTAA
- the queF gene encoding preQ(1) synthase — protein sequence MSYQPNKVLEVFDNPKIERDFIIQINMPEFTCLCPKTGQPDFATLHFAYIADKACIELKSLKMYIWLYRNEGAFHEAVTNQILDDLVQVSNPRFIRLKAIFNIRGGVYTTIITEHKQKNWTPKAKVDL from the coding sequence ATGTCATATCAACCTAATAAAGTCTTAGAGGTTTTTGATAATCCTAAAATTGAACGAGATTTTATCATTCAAATTAATATGCCAGAGTTTACGTGCTTATGCCCAAAAACAGGACAACCTGATTTTGCCACATTGCATTTTGCATATATTGCTGATAAAGCATGTATAGAATTAAAATCACTGAAAATGTATATTTGGTTGTATCGAAATGAGGGTGCATTTCATGAAGCAGTCACTAACCAAATTCTTGATGATTTGGTTCAAGTAAGCAATCCAAGATTCATACGCTTAAAAGCAATTTTTAATATTCGTGGAGGTGTTTATACAACCATAATTACTGAACATAAACAAAAAAACTGGACACCTAAAGCCAAAGTTGATTTATAG
- the pcnB gene encoding polynucleotide adenylyltransferase PcnB: MKAIHQSIKFDKKLLDKDALRVINVINKAGFKAYLVGGCVRDLLLNLKPKDFDIATNAKPEQVHKLFKRSRLIGRRFRLVHVVFSARKFIEVATFRSGKVQTAKNGVVIRDNCYGNIEDDVVRRDFNINALYYDIKTQEIIDYVGGLEDIKAKEMHIIGNPGIRFEQDPVRMIRAIRFQTKLEFQLSYEIKSAIFEQASLLGNISTVRLYEECIKLFHNEYGFEVYERLEKYGLLKYLFKQTHKNEFIKKALLNTSDRIKKNQSVTPVFLFAVFLWRAYNERFIALKKKQSCSSLAMKQASEEVIINQIKQVSLPRWLSAIIKDIWLMQSRLEKMQPKKVKVLLSNPRFRMAYDFLLLRSMSINPELVEAAKFWTKAQQ, from the coding sequence ATGAAAGCTATTCATCAAAGTATTAAGTTTGATAAAAAACTTCTAGACAAAGACGCTTTAAGGGTTATTAATGTTATTAATAAAGCAGGATTTAAAGCCTATCTAGTAGGTGGCTGTGTTAGAGATTTACTCTTAAATTTAAAGCCAAAAGATTTTGATATTGCAACTAATGCTAAGCCAGAACAAGTGCATAAATTATTTAAACGCTCACGTTTAATTGGTAGGCGATTTCGTTTAGTACACGTTGTGTTTTCAGCACGTAAATTTATTGAAGTGGCTACTTTTAGGTCGGGTAAGGTGCAAACCGCTAAAAACGGTGTTGTTATTCGTGATAATTGCTATGGTAATATTGAAGACGATGTTGTGCGTAGGGACTTTAATATTAACGCGCTTTATTATGATATTAAAACACAAGAAATTATTGATTATGTGGGCGGACTTGAGGATATAAAAGCGAAAGAAATGCATATTATTGGCAATCCAGGTATAAGGTTTGAGCAAGATCCAGTGCGCATGATTAGAGCTATTAGGTTTCAAACTAAATTAGAGTTCCAATTGAGTTATGAAATTAAGTCGGCTATTTTTGAACAAGCATCACTTCTTGGTAATATTTCTACAGTGCGTTTGTATGAAGAGTGTATTAAATTGTTTCATAATGAGTATGGGTTTGAAGTGTATGAGCGCTTAGAAAAATATGGTTTATTAAAATATTTATTTAAACAAACTCATAAGAATGAATTTATCAAAAAGGCCTTGTTAAACACATCGGATAGAATTAAAAAAAATCAATCTGTCACGCCTGTATTTTTATTTGCTGTATTTTTATGGCGGGCCTATAATGAGCGTTTTATTGCGCTTAAAAAGAAACAAAGTTGCTCGTCTTTAGCAATGAAACAGGCTTCTGAGGAGGTGATTATTAATCAAATTAAACAAGTTTCGTTACCCAGGTGGTTAAGTGCTATAATTAAGGATATTTGGCTAATGCAATCAAGATTGGAAAAAATGCAACCAAAAAAAGTCAAAGTATTACTAAGCAATCCACGTTTTAGAATGGCATACGATTTTTTATTATTACGCTCTATGAGCATTAACCCAGAATTAGTTGAAGCGGCTAAATTTTGGACCAAAGCCCAACAGTGA
- a CDS encoding exodeoxyribonuclease VII small subunit produces MAKKFDFNQGLIDLEKIVKTMESGDLSLENSLDYFSKGVALTKLCQSALNEAEQKIFMLTEQDNYTNENPLKDL; encoded by the coding sequence ATGGCAAAAAAATTTGATTTTAATCAGGGTTTAATCGATTTAGAAAAAATTGTAAAAACCATGGAATCTGGTGATTTAAGCCTTGAGAATTCGCTTGATTACTTTTCTAAAGGTGTGGCGTTAACCAAGCTATGCCAAAGTGCATTAAATGAAGCAGAACAAAAAATTTTTATGCTAACTGAGCAAGATAATTATACAAACGAAAATCCATTAAAGGATTTGTAA